In Cydia fagiglandana chromosome 16, ilCydFagi1.1, whole genome shotgun sequence, the following are encoded in one genomic region:
- the LOC134672117 gene encoding probable beta-hexosaminidase fdl, which yields MSWDTVSLLGVGRHFAGVGRLRRALLLLAAAACTAAALLYWRQQSDENTHRPLHALYTGGEPQWSWICRNDRCERMLVSETTVLQSLVTCNMLCASTQLWPQPTGPVSLATGAVPVRADSLSLHVVASPSPDVTDHLNAAFALTKEDMRNLERSVSNSRRNDVGTPRAVRVRVFVNGSGDPRLRLDTDESYKLSLGFDRQELVANVTAQSFCGARHGFETLSQLIWADPYAGSLLILTAAVIDDAPRFKFRGFLLDTARNFFPVSELLRTIDAMGANKLNTFHWHASDSQAFPLQLESAPQLAAHGAYGAGAIYTTDQIRAVVRRARLRGVRVLLEVDTPAHVGRAWSWGTSAGLGQLAYCVEAEPWSVYCGEPPCGQLNPKNPHVYDLLEKIYAEIISLTGVDDIFHLGGDEVSERCWSQHFNDSDPMELWLEFTRRAYFALEKANKGKAPELTLLWSSRLTRSPYLERLDSKHIGVQVWGASRWPESRAVLDAGFRSVISHVDAWYLDCGFGSWRDSSDGHCGPYRSWQQVYEHRPWMEEGGGGGVSSAGEQVLPWRIEGGAACQWTEQLGPGGLDPRVWPRTSALAERLWSDRGAGAEADVYLRLDTQRSRMVARGVNAAPLWPRWCTQNPHACL from the exons ATGTCGTGGGACACGGTGAGCCTGCTGGGGGTGGGGCGGCACTTCGCCGGCGTGGGGCGGCTGCGGCGCGCGCTGCTGCTGCTCGCTGCCGCCGCCTGCACCGCCGCTGCCCTGCTCTATTGGCGGCAGCAGAGTGACGAGAACACACACAGGCCGCTGCATGCTTTGTACAC aggCGGTGAACCACAGTGGAGTTGGATCTGCAGAAACGACCGATGCGAGCGCATGCTGGTATCAGAGACGACTGTCCTACAGTCGCTAGTAACATGCAACATGCTCTGCGCGTCGACGCAGCTGTGGCCACAGCCCACCGGGCCCGTCAGTCTGGCGACAGGCGCTGTCCCTGTCCGTGCTGACTCCCTCTCACTTCATGTAGTCGCATCCCCATCGCCTGACGTCACCGATCATCTAAACGCCGCGTTCGCGTTAACAAAGGAGGATATGAGAAATCTTGAGCGAAGCGTCAGTAACTCGCGTCGAAACGATGTAGGTACACCGCGCGCAGTACGCGTAAGGGTCTTCGTCAATGGCTCTGGCGACCCACGTCTTCGATTAGACACTGACGAAAGCTACAAGCTCTCTTTAGGCTTTGATAGGCAAGAGCTTGTAGCAAATGTCACAGCGCAATCTTTCTGCGGCGCAAGACATGGCTTCGAAACGCTTTCGCAACTAATCTGGGCCGATCCTTACGCCGGATCACTACTTATTTTGACAGCAGCTGTGATAGATGACGCACCAAGGTTTAAATTTAGAGGATTTTTGTTAGACACTGCCCGAAACTTTTTCCCTGTCAGTGAGTTGCTTCGCACAATAGATGCTATGGGCGCAAATAAGCTGAACACTTTCCATTGGCACGCTAGTGATTCGCAAGCGTTCCCACTCCAACTTGAAAGTGCGCCTCAGCTGGCAGCGCACGGCGCATATGGTGCAGGAGCGATATATACCACTGATCAGATACGAGCGGTAGTTCGGCGGGCGCGCCTACGCGGTGTAAGAGTTTTATTAGAAGTAGACACCCCAGCGCATGTGGGACGGGCCTGGAGTTGGGGTACCAGCGCTGGGCTCGGCCAGCTCGCGTACTGTGTTGAAGCCGAACCGTGGAGCGTTTACTGCGGAGAACCGCCGTGCGGTCAGCTTAACCCTAAAAACCCACACGTTTATGATTTACTAGAGAAGATCTATGCAGAAATTATCTCATTGACTGGGGTAGACGATATCTTCCATCTTGGCGGAGATGAGGTATCAGAACGCTGCTGGTCGCAGCACTTTAACGACTCAGACCCAATGGAATTATGGCTTGAGTTCACCCGACGGGCTTACTTTGCGCTGGAGAAAGCCAATAAAGGCAAAGCACCAGAATTGACATTGCTTTGGTCTTCTCGGTTAACACGCTCGCCTTATTTAGAGCGGTTAGACTCGAAACATATCGGCGTGCAAGTGTGGGGAGCGTCGCGATGGCCCGAATCCCGTGCGGTGTTAGATGCAGGTTTCCGCTCAGTTATATCGCACGTGGACGCATGGTACTTAGACTGCGGGTTCGGATCTTGGCGAGACAGTTCTGACGGGCACTGCGGGCCGTACCGTTCGTGGCAGCAGGTATACGAGCACCGGCCGTGGATGGAGGAGGGCGGAGGAGGAGGGGTGTCTAGTGCCGGCGAGCAGGTGCTACCGTGGCGGATAGAGGGCGGGGCGGCGTGTCAATGGACTGAGCAACTGGGACCAGGCGGCTTAGACCCGCGAGTGTGGCCGAGAACGTCAGCGCTCGCTGAACGATTGTGGTCAGACCGCGGCGCAGGGGCAGAAGCTGATGTATACCTACGGTTAGACACGCAGCGCTCGCGCATGGTGGCTCGGGGGGTGAACGCGGCACCGCTATGGCCCCGCTGGTGTACCCAGAACCCTCACGCGTGCCTCTAG